Proteins co-encoded in one Haloarcula pelagica genomic window:
- a CDS encoding 4Fe-4S dicluster domain-containing protein: MSGASDDRLPGVPDAGAADLDAMVDDEAADPRAELSKTDHDTDLGIAMAEDAKRVSRGELSAEEYWERYDEAAEREFGDTYRETPNPSIESGDQTIADETADSLGCSVGSMDSVACELSADGDGADATGDGADGDERWGMVIDLQKCVGCDSCTVACKAENRTPPGVSYNVVMEEEHGEFPEVTRTNVPRPCMQCENPPCVQVCPVSATYKMDNGVVNVDYDRCIGCRYCMIACPYGARYFDFGENYDDEVDEAGEVTSPEYGVDRGKREGDESPVGNVRKCSFCTHRLERGEEPACVETCVGDARNMGDLDDPDSEVSEMADSSRAFQLKESEGTDPNVYYLK, translated from the coding sequence ATGAGTGGCGCGAGCGACGACCGGTTGCCGGGCGTCCCGGACGCGGGCGCCGCCGACCTCGACGCGATGGTCGACGACGAGGCGGCCGATCCCAGGGCGGAACTGTCGAAGACCGACCACGACACGGACCTCGGGATAGCGATGGCCGAGGACGCCAAGCGCGTCTCCCGGGGTGAACTGTCGGCCGAGGAGTACTGGGAGCGATACGACGAGGCCGCCGAACGCGAGTTCGGCGACACCTATCGCGAGACCCCCAACCCATCGATCGAGAGCGGCGACCAGACGATCGCCGACGAGACCGCGGACTCGCTGGGCTGTTCGGTCGGCTCGATGGACTCGGTCGCCTGCGAGCTCTCCGCCGACGGGGACGGGGCCGACGCGACCGGCGACGGGGCGGACGGCGACGAGCGCTGGGGGATGGTCATCGACCTCCAGAAGTGCGTCGGCTGTGACTCCTGTACGGTCGCCTGCAAGGCCGAGAACCGGACGCCGCCGGGCGTCTCTTACAACGTCGTGATGGAGGAGGAACACGGGGAGTTCCCGGAGGTCACGCGGACGAACGTCCCTCGGCCCTGTATGCAGTGCGAGAACCCGCCGTGCGTGCAGGTCTGCCCCGTCAGCGCGACCTACAAGATGGACAACGGCGTGGTCAACGTCGACTACGACCGCTGTATCGGCTGTCGGTACTGCATGATCGCGTGCCCGTACGGGGCGCGCTATTTCGACTTCGGCGAGAACTACGACGACGAGGTCGACGAGGCCGGCGAGGTGACCAGCCCCGAGTACGGCGTCGACCGCGGGAAGCGCGAGGGCGACGAGTCGCCGGTCGGCAACGTCCGCAAGTGTAGCTTCTGCACGCACCGCCTGGAGCGCGGCGAGGAGCCGGCTTGCGTCGAGACCTGCGTCGGCGACGCCCGGAACATGGGTGACCTCGACGACCCCGACAGCGAGGTCTCCGAGATGGCCGACTCCTCACGGGCGTTCCAGCTGAAAGAGAGCGAGGGGACCGACCCCAACGTCTACTACCTCAAGTGA
- the nrfD gene encoding NrfD/PsrC family molybdoenzyme membrane anchor subunit → MATEHSRFEFDPGFVSDRLRVAWYAVLGALLLVGGYATWLRITEGMASTNLTSTTPWGAWVAFYIYFVGLSAGAFLVSTLANVFGVEAMHRIDRDALFAAIVSMAVALLFVWTDLGRMDRMYHPFVWRQFTSALSWEVHAYVAYIGVLVTELYFSMRYDLARVAERGSGLRARLAALLTLGRRATTEASRTTDRTWLTRAGIVGIPLAIFMVHGGTGVLFAVSKARPYWNSGLFPVIFIVSAVLSGTALVMLLYVLRTKLFDDEPVDRDLLDQLAKLLAAFVVVDVALTAIEALIAIVSFHPHVVETWQIIAFGEMSWSFWWFMVGFGWVFPLVMLSKREWRRTPWLMALAGLSVVIGIVAVRFNIVVPPQIRPVMEGLPHGSYFPSAVEWATSAGMIAVGLLLYTIGAELLPLTPLDGGDH, encoded by the coding sequence ATGGCGACCGAACACTCGCGGTTCGAGTTCGACCCCGGGTTCGTCAGCGACCGCCTGCGCGTCGCCTGGTACGCCGTCCTCGGCGCGCTCCTGCTCGTCGGCGGGTACGCGACGTGGCTGCGGATCACGGAGGGGATGGCGAGCACCAACCTGACGAGCACGACCCCCTGGGGCGCCTGGGTCGCCTTCTACATCTACTTCGTCGGCCTCTCGGCGGGGGCGTTCCTCGTCAGCACGCTCGCGAACGTCTTCGGCGTCGAGGCGATGCACCGGATCGACCGCGACGCGCTGTTCGCAGCGATCGTCAGTATGGCCGTCGCGCTGCTGTTCGTCTGGACCGATCTCGGCCGAATGGACCGGATGTATCACCCGTTCGTCTGGCGGCAGTTCACCTCCGCGCTCTCCTGGGAGGTCCACGCGTACGTCGCCTACATCGGCGTGCTCGTGACCGAGCTGTACTTCTCGATGCGCTACGACCTCGCCCGCGTCGCCGAGCGCGGGTCGGGACTGCGCGCCCGACTCGCTGCCCTCCTGACGCTGGGTCGCCGGGCGACGACCGAGGCCTCCCGGACCACCGACCGAACCTGGCTCACGCGAGCCGGGATCGTCGGCATCCCGCTGGCCATCTTCATGGTCCACGGCGGGACGGGCGTCCTCTTCGCCGTCTCGAAGGCCCGCCCGTACTGGAACAGCGGGCTATTCCCGGTGATCTTCATCGTCTCGGCGGTGCTCTCCGGGACGGCGCTGGTGATGCTGTTGTACGTTCTCCGGACGAAGCTGTTCGACGACGAGCCCGTCGACCGGGACCTGCTCGACCAGCTGGCGAAGCTACTGGCCGCGTTCGTCGTCGTCGACGTGGCGCTGACCGCCATCGAGGCGCTGATCGCGATCGTCAGTTTCCACCCCCACGTCGTCGAGACCTGGCAGATCATCGCGTTCGGCGAGATGTCGTGGTCGTTCTGGTGGTTCATGGTCGGGTTCGGGTGGGTGTTCCCGCTCGTCATGCTCTCGAAGCGGGAGTGGCGACGCACGCCGTGGCTGATGGCGCTGGCGGGGCTCAGCGTCGTGATCGGCATCGTCGCCGTGCGGTTCAACATCGTCGTTCCGCCGCAGATCCGCCCCGTCATGGAGGGGCTCCCGCACGGCTCGTACTTCCCATCGGCCGTGGAGTGGGCGACCAGCGCCGGGATGATCGCGGTCGGACTGCTCCTGTACACGATCGGCGCGGAACTGCTGCCGCTGACGCCGCTCGACGGAGGTGACCACTGA
- a CDS encoding molybdopterin-dependent oxidoreductase has translation MSTDDTTDADAGGTEDEGPSLTRRDLVKAVGAVGAIGAASAATVNVDTDDLWTDDTEHYVGDDYGEYGASDVIHTTCGQCNTFCPIKVRLADDSGTGEYSSLVRKLAGNPYSFLNTQPFSQVPYDSDPEDVATGDVAGSGAVDADRWSLSGGRICLKGQAGIQTAFDSYRVRKPMKRVGPRGSGEWKTISWEQAIEEIVEGDDDLGHPGLRALWGYAPEDEVMDDWEAVQSGELEKSAFDEKYEDVLIDTDHPDMGPKANQIVDVGGFRRNFIRTRLWHQGLGSINSVHHAGTCGFSSVMGNVRSHAAQKKRQYPDVENCEYLLVWGTNPMVANKGPTWLAPKLTSAIEDGMRMDVVDPRLSKTAEKADTWVPVEPGADGALALGMARWILEHDRHDVEYLRNPAESAAESDGEPTWSDATHLVLVDEEAGPKARAADLGLVPADHELADDFVAVDASTGEPRPASEVETGVLDVSLTVDGTAVESVWSLYRDRVFEHTVEEYAEMSGVSADRIAEVADEFTSHGKRAAIMAYRGPAKHTNGFYNTRAIATLQHLIGNYDWKGGQITPYAGYSTMSGRYELEQVPDGHSPWGIPLLRGGVNYEDTTLFERDGGYPAKRPWFPVAPPQATQELYGSAADEYPYGIEALFIRPYSNNHVMAVAGGDQIPDILGDPDTIPLVVASDTVIGETSKHADYILPEPTYLERWENFGTYPNKRLADEKISQPAVEVVPDARPFEEVLIDLWTELDLPGVGEDAIPDADGDLWPLERAEDFYLKLAANMAYAREPVPDASEDEQRVFRESHEQGLGDSFDLDRWKRVVSDEEWAKVVTVLNRGGRFEEPVDDYADRFAEHGHEYDYAERFDDSNAYDGDQMRYRLSSRVDFYSEVVPNGKHSYTGERFDPLPRVDDVEHYDGGVQAPVTDDGDPERPLRLINWKPRTQGMHRTTNSPWLRETRPQNPLWINPRDAEKRGIENGDEIAIDAGRRTAEGVAMVTNGIRPGVVGAMWGWGRSGDGAVEETIDGETRGLVEEDGHTPYQFDEPMTEEAGLAKGRDAGFAINHLQPLDEDLGDTGLSDLVGGSNAQYDAFVEVERK, from the coding sequence ATGTCAACCGACGACACCACCGACGCAGACGCCGGAGGGACCGAAGACGAGGGGCCGTCGCTCACGCGACGCGACCTCGTGAAGGCGGTCGGAGCCGTCGGCGCCATCGGCGCCGCCAGCGCCGCGACCGTCAACGTCGACACCGACGACCTCTGGACCGACGACACCGAACACTACGTCGGCGACGACTACGGCGAGTACGGCGCGAGCGACGTGATCCACACGACCTGCGGGCAGTGCAACACGTTCTGCCCGATCAAAGTCCGGCTGGCCGACGACAGCGGGACTGGCGAGTACAGCTCGCTCGTCCGCAAGCTGGCCGGCAACCCGTACTCGTTCCTGAACACCCAGCCGTTCTCGCAGGTGCCCTACGACAGCGACCCCGAAGACGTGGCCACGGGCGACGTGGCGGGGAGCGGTGCCGTGGACGCCGACCGGTGGTCGCTGTCGGGCGGCCGGATCTGCCTGAAGGGCCAGGCCGGCATCCAGACGGCGTTCGACAGCTACCGAGTGCGCAAGCCGATGAAACGCGTCGGTCCCCGCGGCTCCGGGGAGTGGAAGACTATCTCCTGGGAACAGGCGATCGAAGAGATCGTCGAGGGTGACGACGACCTGGGCCACCCCGGGTTGCGCGCTCTGTGGGGCTACGCGCCCGAGGACGAGGTGATGGACGACTGGGAAGCCGTCCAGTCCGGTGAGCTGGAGAAGTCGGCCTTCGACGAGAAGTACGAGGACGTCTTAATCGACACCGACCACCCCGACATGGGGCCGAAAGCCAACCAGATCGTCGACGTGGGCGGGTTCCGGCGCAACTTCATCCGGACTCGCCTGTGGCACCAGGGGCTGGGGTCGATCAACAGCGTCCACCACGCGGGGACCTGCGGCTTCTCCAGCGTCATGGGGAACGTCCGTTCGCACGCGGCCCAGAAGAAGCGCCAGTACCCCGACGTGGAGAACTGCGAGTACCTGCTGGTGTGGGGGACCAACCCCATGGTCGCCAACAAGGGACCGACCTGGCTCGCGCCGAAGCTGACCAGCGCCATCGAGGACGGGATGCGGATGGATGTGGTCGACCCGCGGCTGTCGAAGACCGCCGAGAAGGCGGACACCTGGGTCCCGGTCGAACCTGGCGCGGACGGCGCGCTCGCGCTCGGGATGGCCCGCTGGATCCTCGAACACGACCGCCACGACGTCGAGTACCTCCGCAACCCCGCCGAGAGTGCCGCCGAGAGCGACGGCGAGCCAACCTGGAGCGACGCGACCCACCTCGTCCTCGTCGACGAGGAGGCGGGTCCCAAGGCCCGCGCCGCCGACCTCGGGCTCGTCCCGGCGGACCACGAACTGGCTGACGACTTCGTCGCGGTCGACGCATCGACCGGCGAACCGCGGCCGGCCAGCGAGGTCGAGACCGGTGTCCTCGACGTGTCGCTGACCGTCGACGGAACCGCCGTCGAGAGTGTCTGGAGCCTGTACCGCGACCGGGTGTTCGAGCACACCGTCGAGGAGTACGCCGAGATGTCCGGCGTCTCGGCCGACCGGATCGCCGAGGTCGCCGACGAGTTCACCAGCCACGGAAAGCGAGCGGCGATCATGGCCTACCGCGGCCCGGCGAAACACACCAACGGGTTCTACAACACCCGGGCCATCGCGACGCTGCAGCACCTCATCGGTAACTACGACTGGAAAGGGGGCCAGATCACGCCCTACGCCGGGTACAGTACGATGTCCGGCCGCTACGAGCTCGAACAGGTCCCCGACGGCCACTCGCCGTGGGGGATCCCGTTGCTGCGCGGCGGGGTCAACTACGAGGACACCACGCTGTTCGAACGCGACGGCGGCTACCCGGCGAAGCGGCCGTGGTTCCCCGTCGCGCCACCTCAGGCCACCCAGGAACTGTACGGCAGCGCCGCCGACGAGTACCCCTACGGCATCGAGGCGCTGTTCATCCGGCCGTACTCGAACAACCACGTGATGGCCGTCGCCGGCGGCGACCAGATCCCCGACATCCTCGGCGACCCCGACACTATCCCGCTGGTCGTCGCCTCCGACACGGTGATCGGCGAGACGAGCAAGCACGCCGACTACATCCTGCCGGAGCCGACCTACCTCGAACGGTGGGAGAACTTCGGCACGTACCCGAACAAGCGGCTGGCCGACGAGAAGATCAGCCAGCCCGCGGTCGAGGTGGTTCCCGACGCGCGGCCGTTCGAGGAGGTCCTGATCGACCTCTGGACGGAACTGGACCTCCCCGGCGTCGGCGAGGACGCGATCCCCGACGCGGACGGGGATCTGTGGCCGCTCGAGCGGGCCGAGGACTTCTACCTGAAGCTCGCGGCGAACATGGCCTACGCCCGCGAGCCCGTCCCCGATGCGAGCGAGGACGAGCAGCGGGTCTTCCGCGAGAGCCACGAGCAGGGGCTCGGCGACTCGTTCGACCTCGACCGCTGGAAGCGGGTCGTCAGCGACGAGGAGTGGGCGAAGGTCGTCACCGTGCTCAACCGCGGCGGCCGCTTCGAGGAGCCCGTCGACGACTACGCCGACCGGTTCGCCGAGCACGGCCACGAGTACGACTACGCCGAGCGCTTCGACGATAGCAACGCCTACGACGGCGACCAGATGCGCTACAGACTCAGCTCGCGCGTGGACTTCTACAGCGAGGTCGTGCCGAACGGGAAACACTCCTACACCGGCGAGCGGTTCGACCCGCTCCCGCGGGTCGACGACGTCGAACACTACGACGGCGGCGTCCAGGCGCCGGTCACCGACGACGGCGACCCCGAGCGCCCCCTGCGGCTGATCAACTGGAAGCCCCGGACCCAGGGGATGCACCGCACCACGAACAGCCCGTGGCTCCGGGAGACTAGGCCGCAGAACCCGCTGTGGATCAACCCGCGCGACGCCGAGAAGCGCGGCATCGAGAACGGCGACGAGATCGCCATCGACGCCGGCCGACGCACCGCGGAAGGGGTCGCGATGGTCACGAACGGCATCCGCCCCGGCGTCGTCGGTGCCATGTGGGGCTGGGGTCGGTCCGGAGACGGTGCGGTCGAAGAGACTATCGACGGCGAGACCCGCGGCCTGGTTGAGGAAGACGGCCACACGCCCTACCAGTTCGACGAGCCGATGACCGAAGAGGCCGGGCTGGCGAAGGGCCGCGACGCCGGGTTCGCGATCAACCACCTCCAGCCGCTCGACGAAGACCTCGGCGACACCGGCCTCTCGGACCTCGTCGGCGGGAGCAACGCCCAGTACGACGCCTTCGTCGAGGTCGAGCGGAAGTGA
- a CDS encoding TorD/DmsD family molecular chaperone, with the protein MDDATTTAVGGESGGDADAARARAAVYGLLAAAFDGDHETLAAALGDGTLADLVTRFLGDADGDAFDRPDLDTEGLRVGYDNLFVVPGPHYVPPFASAWADDPSEDFESDSPYHDAGAAGELLGDPAAAAARSHAAVGFEPERGDAIPDHLAAELEFMRALCEREATLLADRSDATDELAAVREHQRETVGRLGWLDDFHETVEAEDAAEGVFAALARLARTFVAWDARSGVAAPDSGTVSPQ; encoded by the coding sequence ATGGACGACGCCACCACCACGGCCGTGGGCGGTGAATCCGGCGGCGACGCCGACGCCGCCCGTGCGAGAGCGGCGGTGTACGGGCTGCTCGCCGCGGCGTTCGACGGCGACCACGAGACGCTCGCGGCCGCGCTCGGCGACGGGACCCTGGCCGACCTCGTCACCCGGTTCCTGGGTGACGCGGACGGCGATGCGTTCGACCGCCCCGACCTCGACACCGAGGGGCTCCGGGTCGGCTACGACAACCTGTTCGTCGTCCCCGGTCCGCACTACGTCCCCCCGTTCGCGTCGGCCTGGGCTGACGACCCCAGCGAGGACTTCGAGTCCGACTCGCCGTACCACGACGCCGGGGCGGCGGGCGAACTGCTGGGCGACCCCGCTGCCGCGGCCGCGCGGTCCCATGCGGCCGTCGGCTTCGAACCCGAGCGCGGCGACGCCATTCCCGACCACCTCGCCGCCGAACTGGAGTTCATGCGCGCGCTCTGCGAGCGGGAGGCCACCCTGCTCGCTGACCGTAGCGACGCCACCGACGAGCTCGCAGCGGTCCGCGAGCACCAGCGGGAGACGGTCGGCCGCCTCGGCTGGCTCGACGACTTTCACGAGACCGTCGAGGCCGAAGACGCCGCCGAGGGTGTCTTCGCGGCACTCGCCCGACTCGCACGGACCTTCGTCGCCTGGGACGCACGGAGCGGAGTCGCTGCTCCCGACAGTGGCACGGTCTCGCCCCAGTGA
- a CDS encoding DsbA family protein encodes MDLTSNITRRRALLAGGGVLALGGGVAYVASQPEPSEQRYVPDTSHGSTATTDFGVELAGRPIAGERDAAVDIYYWTDYLCPFCKKFETETFPDIGRNYLDTGDARLVALSYPNIGQYSMPAAVWGRCVWSQVADSNPAAFWNWHAAAFDEQPDSGTDWADEEAFTSVTERVDGVDVSSVDTCREERGDSIRESMDPNLDVAREARIQGTPGFVIYNRESGAAGRLVGAHPYENFADAIDQVMES; translated from the coding sequence ATGGATCTCACAAGCAATATCACTCGTCGACGCGCCCTTCTCGCTGGCGGCGGGGTGCTTGCGCTCGGGGGTGGTGTCGCGTACGTCGCGTCACAGCCTGAGCCGAGTGAGCAGCGCTACGTTCCGGATACCTCCCACGGCAGCACTGCGACGACGGACTTCGGCGTCGAACTCGCCGGGCGACCGATCGCCGGCGAGCGCGACGCTGCGGTGGACATCTACTACTGGACGGACTATCTGTGTCCGTTCTGCAAGAAGTTCGAGACGGAGACGTTCCCCGATATCGGCCGCAACTACCTCGACACCGGCGACGCCCGCCTGGTGGCGCTCTCATATCCGAACATCGGACAGTACTCGATGCCAGCGGCAGTTTGGGGGCGCTGTGTATGGTCGCAGGTCGCCGACAGCAACCCCGCCGCGTTCTGGAACTGGCACGCGGCGGCGTTCGACGAACAGCCCGATTCAGGGACGGATTGGGCCGACGAGGAGGCGTTTACCAGTGTCACCGAGCGGGTAGATGGTGTGGACGTATCCTCGGTCGATACCTGCCGCGAGGAACGAGGGGACTCGATTCGTGAGAGCATGGATCCAAACCTCGACGTAGCCCGCGAGGCGAGGATTCAGGGCACACCGGGTTTCGTTATCTACAATCGTGAGTCCGGGGCTGCCGGGAGGCTCGTCGGGGCCCACCCCTACGAGAACTTCGCCGACGCCATCGACCAGGTGATGGAATCGTGA